GCGGAGCGCCGCCGCCCCGCCGACACCCCGCGCGGCGCGCCCGCCGAGGAGACCGTCCCGCGCCAGGGCGAGCCCGTCCGCGCCGCGGCCGGCACCCCGCCCCGCTTCGACGGCGAGCGCGTCCTGATCGTCGACGACGACATCCGCAACGTCTTCGCCCTCACCAGCGTGCTGGAGCAGTACGGCCTGACCGTGCTGTACGCCGAGAACGGCCGCGAGGGCATCGAGATGCTCGAACAGCACGAGGACGTCGCCCTGGTGCTGATGGACATCATGATGCCCGAGCTGGACGGCTACGCGACCACCGAGCAGATCCGCCGGATGCCCCGGTTCTCCGGCCTGCCGATCATCGCGCTGACCGCCAAGGCGATGAAGGGCGACCGCGAGAAGAGCCTCCAGGCGGGCGCCACCGACCACATCACCAAGCCGGTGGAGACCGACCACCTGCTGGCGGTGATGCGCCAGCACCTGCCCGTCAGGTGACCGCCACCCGCGGGGGCCCCTCCCGGCTGGCCCCCGCGGGCGGGAACCCGGTAGGGTCACCGCTCGTTGCCAACAGTGACCGGACGGTGACGCCCGGCACCGGGCCTGTGGCGGGCAAGGGGGTACGGCTAGCATGACCGGGGCAGTGATGGGCGGTACGAAGGTGCCGGCCCTCGGGAAACAACCGGCAGGAGGGCGGGTCCTGGTGCAGAAGGCGAAGATCCTCCTGGTCGACGACCGTCCGGAGAACCTGCTCGCCCTGGAGGCGATCCTCTCCGCGCTCGACCAGACCCTGGTGCGCGCCGCCTCCGGCGAGGAGGCGCTCAAAGCTCTGCTCACCGACGACTTCGCGGTGATCCTGCTGGACGTCCAGATGCCCGGCATGGACGGGTTCGAGACCGCGGCGCACATCAAGCGCCGGGAGCGGACCAGGGACATCCCGATCATCTTCCTGACCGCGATCAACCACGGTCCGCACCACACCTTCCGCGGCTACGCGGCCGGTGCGGTCGACTACATCTCCAAGCCCTTCGACCCGTGGGTGCTGCGGGCCAAGGTCTCCGTCTTCGTCGACCTGTACCAGAAGAACACCCAGCTCAAGGAGCAGGCCGCGCTGCTGCGCCTGCAGCTGGAGGCGGGGGCGGAGCCGGCCATCGGCGGGGCGCTGCTGGGCGAGCTGTCGGCCCGGCTGGCCGCCGTCGAGGAGCAGGCCGAGGCGCTCACCAAGCAACTGGAGGCGGGCTCCGACGGCCCCGCCGCGGCGACCGCCGCCCACCTGGAGCGGAAGATCGCCGGCCTGCGCGGGGCGCTCGACGCGCTGCGCCCGGGCTCCGGCTGACGGACCGTCGGCGTCATCCGTCCGGGTGATTCCCGGGCGGCTGACGGCGCGTCTGCGACACAACCCGCCGAAGGGCGACCGCACATGTCCGGGGCCGGGGCGCGCCGGTAGGCTGCCCCCCATGGCCACACGAACGCCCGGAAGCGCCGCCGCCCGCACCGGCAAGCCCGGGCCGGCCAGGAGCGCGCCGGCCAAGAAGGCGCCCGCGAAGGGGGCCGCGCCCAAGCCGCCCGCCAAGAAGGCCCCGGCGAAGAAGGCCGTCCCGGCCAGGAAAGCCGCGCCCAAGGCGCCGCCGCCCCCGGCGGCGCCCCCGCCGAAGCGGCCGATACTCTTCCGGGCCGTCCGGGCCCTCTGGCTGGGCCTGGCGCACTCGGTGGGCGCGGTGTTCCGCGGCTTCGGCCACGGCGCCCGCAACCTGCACCCCGAGCACCGCAAGGACGGCGTGGCGCTGCTGCTGCTGGCGCTGGCCCTGGTGACCGCCGCGGGGACGTGGTTCAGCCCGCAGGGCTGGCTCGGCGGGGCCGCCACCAGCGTGGTCTCCGGCCTGTTCGGCCGGCTCGACGTGCTGGTGCCGTTCCTGTTCGGCGCCCTCGCCGTCCGGCTGATGCGCCACCCCGAGGTGCCCGAGGCCAACGGCCGGATCGCGATCGGCCTGAGCACCCTGGTGGTCGGCGTGCTGGGCCTGGTGCACATCGGCTGCGGCGGCCCCGCGATGGGCGCCGGCGCGACCAGGATCCGGCAGGCCGGCGGCCT
The window above is part of the Kitasatospora sp. NA04385 genome. Proteins encoded here:
- a CDS encoding two-component system response regulator, whose product is MVQKAKILLVDDRPENLLALEAILSALDQTLVRAASGEEALKALLTDDFAVILLDVQMPGMDGFETAAHIKRRERTRDIPIIFLTAINHGPHHTFRGYAAGAVDYISKPFDPWVLRAKVSVFVDLYQKNTQLKEQAALLRLQLEAGAEPAIGGALLGELSARLAAVEEQAEALTKQLEAGSDGPAAATAAHLERKIAGLRGALDALRPGSG